Proteins encoded in a region of the Elusimicrobiota bacterium genome:
- the rfaQ_2 gene encoding Lipopolysaccharide core heptosyltransferase RfaQ produces the protein MKILLIQLRRIGDILLTGPTAVYLRNIFPESEIHILTEPAGIPVMETNPSIDRVMIYDKNHPWRMIRMIRSGKYDVVFDFMNNPRTGLLTLLSGARWKVGWSHPVRKIFYQCAVPIPDYPEYVPLRKIRMVRAWLAKIGKPNPEPQMLLPQIKTTAEDELFADQWMAKEALKPLQFVVMAPASRYAVRSWRKEGYRKVALSLMKDFGKRVFIAWGPGEEDFVEEIRKGEGEAIGKLPQTSLREMAAIFARASLVLTVDCGSMHTAVSMGTPTVTLYGPTRPIDWNPSLSNLGTRDVPVNVPDLECLGCHLHECKIGHMCMNNLTEERVLEACKKILSKEEIKI, from the coding sequence ATGAAAATTTTACTTATTCAGCTGCGTCGCATTGGAGACATCTTGTTAACTGGCCCGACCGCCGTTTATTTGAGAAATATATTTCCTGAGTCCGAAATTCATATTCTGACAGAACCCGCGGGGATCCCGGTCATGGAAACAAATCCTTCTATTGATCGCGTTATGATCTACGACAAAAATCATCCCTGGAGAATGATTCGTATGATTCGTTCAGGAAAATATGATGTGGTGTTTGATTTTATGAACAATCCTCGGACAGGTCTTTTAACACTTCTCAGTGGCGCCCGTTGGAAAGTGGGATGGAGCCACCCGGTTCGTAAAATATTTTATCAATGTGCTGTCCCTATCCCGGACTATCCTGAATATGTCCCTTTACGAAAAATTCGAATGGTCAGAGCATGGTTGGCTAAAATCGGAAAACCCAATCCAGAACCTCAGATGCTATTGCCACAGATTAAAACCACAGCTGAGGATGAGTTGTTTGCTGATCAATGGATGGCCAAAGAAGCCTTAAAACCTCTTCAATTTGTGGTCATGGCGCCCGCCAGCCGATACGCGGTTCGCTCTTGGAGAAAAGAGGGTTATCGAAAGGTGGCTTTATCACTAATGAAGGATTTTGGTAAACGTGTTTTTATTGCCTGGGGCCCGGGAGAGGAAGATTTCGTGGAAGAAATTAGAAAGGGGGAAGGCGAGGCCATTGGTAAATTGCCCCAAACCAGTCTTCGTGAAATGGCGGCAATTTTTGCGCGGGCCTCCTTGGTCTTAACAGTTGATTGCGGCTCGATGCACACGGCCGTTTCAATGGGGACCCCGACCGTGACGCTTTACGGTCCTACGAGGCCCATAGATTGGAACCCGTCACTTTCTAATCTGGGAACCCGCGACGTGCCGGTTAATGTTCCAGATTTGGAATGTTTGGGTTGCCATCTGCATGAATGCAAGATCGGCCATATGTGCATGAATAATTTGACGGAGGAAAGAGTTTTAGAAGCCTGCAAGAAAATATTGTCAAAAGAGGAAATAAAAATATGA
- the exbD_1 gene encoding Biopolymer transport protein ExbD, whose product MKIGSANGTGRYHIQAEINMIPLIDVALVLLIIFMVISPILVESQLRVKLPKVSSSPSHTEETALKVEISADGKFALNGKMVTRDAFKTALNVQLPPGHKASLLIQADRESRFNDVVYVMDVAKQLKVENLGVAVLPESMH is encoded by the coding sequence ATGAAAATTGGAAGCGCCAATGGAACTGGCCGTTATCACATTCAAGCAGAAATCAACATGATTCCCTTGATTGATGTGGCCTTGGTTCTGCTTATTATTTTTATGGTTATTTCTCCGATCTTGGTGGAATCACAATTGCGAGTAAAACTCCCCAAGGTCTCGTCATCGCCGAGTCATACCGAAGAAACCGCTTTGAAGGTTGAAATTTCCGCTGATGGAAAGTTTGCTTTGAACGGGAAAATGGTCACACGCGATGCCTTTAAAACGGCCTTGAATGTGCAACTCCCTCCGGGGCATAAGGCCTCCCTGTTGATCCAAGCCGACCGAGAATCTCGATTTAACGATGTGGTGTATGTGATGGATGTGGCCAAACAATTAAAAGTCGAAAACTTGGGTGTGGCGGTCCTTCCTGAATCAATGCACTGA
- the metH gene encoding Methionine synthase, protein MEIETYRRILSERIFVFDGAMGTNLQAFNPNLDDYEGKEGCTEILCFTRPKWLQEIHSQFFKAGCDIVETNSFGANRIVLSEYDLGDKVLEYNRKAAQIAREVASQFSTPNHPRFVAGSMGPGTKLPSLGHVTFDTLRKNYAEQAQGLLEGGVDLLLIETCQDLLQVKAAINGSLDAMKLLKVRVPLNVQVTIESTGTMLLGSDMATAISVIECFPVDTIGLNCATGPREMSEHVRTLGQMTHRFISVLPNAGLPENVGGKAVYKLTPDDFASHLVEFVKLHGVNVVGGCCGTTPEHLAKAVQAVSILKPLKRTPPNIATATSLYLSTPLRQEPAPLIIGERTNANGSKAFRDLLLTEDYDSMVNIAKEQEAEGAHVLDVCTAYVGRDEIKDMTETIKRFALQTRVPLMLDSTEPPVIEAALKLYGGKAIVNSINLEDGEERMEKICPLLTTYGAAVVALTIDENGMAKTAEKKFQIAKRIYELAVKKYGIPPGDLIFDTLTFTLGSGDEEFRKAGIETIEAIRKIKKEFPEVQTTLGVSNISFGLSPASRSVLNSVFLHYAIQAGLDSAIVNSKKITPLFKIDEKGRELARQLIFDERKYGPDGTVIYDPLHEFMAIYANAKTPSDLPVQEQPKSVEENLKQRIINGNKQNIEKILAEALKKHPALDIINNILLEGMRVVGDLFGAGQIQLPFVLQSAETMKAAVRFLEPHIPKVGGGNTKGKMLIATVKGDVHDIGKNLVDIILSNNGYTVINLGIKQPIDAILKAAEEHKPDVIGLSGLLVKSTAVMKENLEEMNSRAINYDVVLGGAALTRKFVEVDLRSLYKGKVFYAHDAFAGLRIMDELTGSTEEKKLTGTYEIKDEKTHSSSQGSKILSQGGDSAKSSLQTQVRSQIKPAAILPQAPFWGSRVVRGLDLKEIYSYINETALLKVRWGFKRVRESTLEEYNQMMEQKVNPLFEKWKQYALREGIFQPQVVYGYFPCQADENNLVIFNEDTKTERQRYEFPRQKKDPYLCISDFFRPLGSAEMDVIGMMIVTIGAAATPRIQEIYKKNEYTDYLYLHGLSVETAEALAEYWHKRMRQELKIDGEDSQKVRELFQQKYQGSRFSFGYPACPHLEDQKKMFELLEPQRIGIELSEEFQLHPEQSTSAIIVHHPQAKYFSVD, encoded by the coding sequence ATGGAGATTGAAACATACCGACGAATTTTATCTGAACGTATCTTTGTCTTTGATGGGGCCATGGGAACCAACCTGCAGGCATTCAACCCCAACCTCGATGATTACGAAGGGAAAGAGGGCTGTACCGAAATTCTCTGTTTTACAAGGCCAAAATGGCTTCAGGAGATTCACTCCCAATTTTTCAAAGCCGGCTGCGATATCGTTGAAACCAACTCCTTTGGAGCGAACCGAATTGTATTGTCTGAATACGACTTGGGTGACAAAGTCCTAGAGTACAATCGCAAAGCAGCTCAAATTGCACGCGAGGTGGCCTCACAATTTTCAACCCCCAATCATCCCCGCTTTGTGGCTGGATCCATGGGACCAGGAACAAAACTTCCCTCTCTTGGACATGTCACCTTCGATACTCTTAGGAAAAATTACGCGGAACAGGCACAAGGCCTCCTTGAAGGTGGGGTTGATTTGTTGTTGATTGAAACCTGTCAGGATTTGTTGCAAGTTAAGGCCGCAATCAACGGATCGCTCGATGCCATGAAACTCCTAAAGGTTCGTGTCCCATTGAATGTTCAAGTGACCATTGAGTCAACGGGTACCATGCTTTTGGGGTCGGATATGGCAACCGCCATTTCGGTGATTGAATGTTTTCCAGTTGACACCATTGGTCTCAATTGCGCCACAGGTCCAAGAGAAATGAGCGAACATGTTCGCACGTTGGGCCAAATGACCCACCGCTTTATTTCGGTTCTACCCAATGCCGGACTTCCAGAAAATGTCGGTGGAAAAGCCGTCTACAAATTGACCCCGGACGATTTTGCATCTCACCTTGTCGAGTTTGTGAAACTACATGGAGTGAATGTGGTCGGCGGATGCTGCGGCACCACTCCCGAACATCTCGCTAAAGCTGTCCAGGCTGTTTCCATTCTCAAACCTTTAAAGAGGACACCTCCCAATATCGCAACAGCAACAAGTTTGTATTTGAGTACACCGCTTCGACAGGAACCGGCTCCCCTTATCATTGGGGAAAGAACCAATGCCAATGGCTCAAAGGCGTTCAGGGACCTGCTTTTGACCGAAGATTATGACTCGATGGTGAACATTGCCAAAGAACAAGAAGCGGAAGGAGCGCATGTTTTGGATGTTTGCACAGCCTATGTGGGTCGGGATGAAATCAAAGACATGACTGAAACCATCAAACGTTTTGCCCTCCAAACACGGGTTCCCCTCATGCTTGACTCGACCGAACCGCCTGTTATTGAAGCTGCCTTGAAATTGTATGGAGGGAAGGCCATTGTGAACTCTATCAACCTCGAAGACGGCGAGGAGAGAATGGAGAAAATTTGCCCTTTATTAACCACCTATGGCGCGGCAGTTGTGGCGTTGACCATTGATGAAAATGGGATGGCCAAAACGGCAGAGAAGAAATTTCAAATTGCCAAACGCATTTACGAATTGGCTGTTAAAAAATATGGCATTCCGCCAGGGGATCTTATATTCGACACGCTCACCTTTACTTTGGGCAGCGGTGATGAAGAATTTAGAAAAGCCGGCATTGAAACCATTGAGGCCATTCGTAAAATTAAAAAGGAATTTCCTGAAGTCCAAACCACCTTGGGAGTCAGCAATATCTCGTTTGGTCTCTCTCCGGCATCACGTTCTGTTTTGAATAGTGTGTTCTTGCATTATGCGATACAGGCCGGCTTGGACTCGGCCATCGTAAATTCAAAGAAAATCACCCCCTTGTTTAAAATTGATGAAAAAGGACGCGAGTTGGCCAGGCAACTCATTTTCGATGAAAGGAAATACGGGCCGGATGGAACCGTGATCTACGATCCTTTACACGAATTCATGGCAATTTACGCCAATGCGAAGACCCCATCCGATTTACCAGTCCAGGAACAACCCAAATCTGTTGAGGAAAACCTCAAGCAACGGATCATTAATGGGAACAAACAAAATATCGAAAAAATTCTGGCGGAGGCTCTGAAGAAGCACCCTGCCCTGGACATCATCAACAACATTCTCCTAGAGGGAATGCGGGTTGTGGGCGATTTGTTCGGAGCGGGTCAAATTCAGTTGCCTTTCGTTCTACAATCGGCCGAAACCATGAAGGCAGCTGTGAGGTTTCTGGAGCCCCATATTCCTAAAGTGGGGGGAGGAAATACGAAAGGGAAAATGTTGATCGCCACTGTTAAAGGCGATGTTCATGATATTGGAAAAAATTTGGTCGATATTATTCTTTCAAACAACGGCTATACCGTCATTAACCTGGGAATCAAACAACCCATTGACGCCATTCTTAAGGCTGCCGAAGAACATAAACCCGACGTGATAGGACTTTCTGGTCTCTTGGTGAAATCGACCGCCGTGATGAAAGAAAATCTCGAAGAAATGAATAGCCGGGCCATCAACTACGATGTGGTTCTGGGAGGGGCGGCTTTAACGCGCAAATTCGTGGAAGTTGATTTGAGGTCTTTATACAAAGGTAAAGTGTTTTATGCGCATGATGCTTTCGCGGGACTTCGGATCATGGATGAGTTAACCGGATCAACGGAAGAAAAAAAACTGACGGGGACTTATGAAATAAAAGATGAAAAAACACATTCCTCATCACAAGGATCAAAAATTCTCTCCCAGGGGGGGGATTCGGCCAAATCCTCGCTGCAAACCCAGGTGCGCTCCCAGATTAAACCCGCTGCCATATTGCCCCAGGCCCCTTTTTGGGGGTCTCGGGTGGTGCGGGGATTGGACCTGAAAGAAATTTACTCCTATATCAACGAGACCGCTTTGTTAAAAGTACGTTGGGGCTTTAAGCGGGTTCGAGAAAGCACGTTGGAAGAATACAACCAAATGATGGAACAGAAAGTGAATCCGCTTTTCGAGAAATGGAAACAATATGCCCTTAGAGAAGGAATCTTCCAACCTCAAGTCGTTTACGGCTATTTCCCTTGCCAAGCTGACGAAAACAATTTGGTTATCTTTAATGAGGACACAAAAACCGAACGGCAACGCTATGAGTTTCCGAGGCAGAAAAAGGACCCTTATTTATGTATTTCAGACTTTTTTCGACCGTTGGGGTCCGCTGAAATGGACGTTATTGGGATGATGATTGTGACCATCGGGGCGGCCGCGACCCCGCGTATCCAAGAAATTTACAAGAAAAATGAATACACCGATTATCTGTATCTTCACGGATTAAGTGTTGAAACCGCCGAAGCCTTGGCCGAATATTGGCACAAACGTATGAGACAAGAATTGAAGATTGATGGAGAAGACTCCCAAAAAGTAAGAGAGTTGTTTCAACAAAAATATCAGGGTTCACGTTTCAGTTTTGGATATCCTGCCTGTCCTCACCTGGAAGATCAAAAGAAAATGTTCGAACTGCTCGAACCTCAACGAATTGGGATTGAATTATCAGAAGAATTCCAGCTGCACCCTGAACAATCAACTTCTGCCATAATCGTTCATCACCCGCAGGCCAAGTATTTTTCAGTTGATTAA
- the exbB gene encoding Biopolymer transport protein ExbB produces the protein MGNVAWGGVLAAGWPVLSILFIASIVTFAIIFERWKVFSQIKLQSTPFLESLKKTADPEKIVAWCEKSDQPLASIAKAIYKAPGNREDKERWLARSIQALVQKYEMRVSILGTVASVAPFVGLLGTVIGIIRAFHAVASTSSEGASAVAIGISEALVGTAAGLVVAIPALLAYNYFVNQLRHFTQEWELTGQEIIDLSLKNVRGES, from the coding sequence TTGGGAAACGTTGCTTGGGGAGGAGTTTTGGCCGCCGGTTGGCCGGTTTTATCTATTTTGTTTATTGCTTCGATTGTTACATTTGCCATTATTTTTGAGCGGTGGAAGGTCTTCTCACAAATCAAACTTCAATCGACACCATTTCTGGAATCTCTCAAGAAAACAGCTGATCCTGAAAAGATTGTTGCTTGGTGCGAAAAATCTGATCAACCGCTCGCGTCTATTGCCAAGGCTATATACAAAGCCCCTGGGAACCGGGAAGACAAAGAACGTTGGTTGGCCCGCAGCATTCAAGCTCTCGTTCAAAAATATGAAATGCGTGTGTCCATTTTGGGAACGGTGGCCAGCGTCGCTCCTTTTGTGGGGCTTTTAGGAACAGTGATTGGAATTATCCGGGCTTTTCATGCGGTGGCTTCCACCTCATCTGAAGGGGCCAGCGCAGTGGCGATCGGTATTTCTGAGGCATTGGTGGGAACCGCGGCAGGTCTTGTTGTGGCCATTCCTGCCCTCCTCGCCTATAACTATTTTGTGAATCAACTTCGACATTTCACCCAAGAATGGGAATTGACTGGACAAGAAATTATTGATCTTTCCTTAAAGAATGTTCGGGGGGAGTCATGA